Genomic window (Arctopsyche grandis isolate Sample6627 chromosome 5, ASM5162203v2, whole genome shotgun sequence):
gaaatttcaacgggtggtttcggaaacaaattgatacatgattaaaaataaagttacaatacccatacatagtaataattaatcggaagcgGAACTAAAAtggaaatcgggaatcggaactgaaacagggatcggtatctggaactgaaaaataaattgggatccggaattgaaacagtaatcgggatccggaactgaaacaacctagttcaaaacctcgctaaataaaattattataattacgtatttttacaaacctcctttacttttcacttactattacaattcagaggactttttatctcttatccgatcgttttcatactttgtcatattgctctttttggtcatcaatatacgtaaatgtatcgtctgccattgtatcgtatacaacgcgtttaaAAGTTCGGGCCCAACGACTTGCGTGACGTCTATTCAAAGCGTTGTACTGTCTTCTAAACTGTTCGCCGTGATCTgtccatatcagattttaattgtttaaacgcctataattcactctgtattttataaaatttgctctataggttatcattatctctcttatatatttaggtcactcatattgCTGTAAAGCGAAAGTAAGAAGATGTTGGACGTATATTACATAGATTCTTACGAACTACATATACGGTTTGACAGCTAACGCGAAACTTAAGGGTTTACAAAAACTAGCGACTGAGGATCTAGCGAGTAAACAACGAAGGATGCTATTAAAGTCTCGTCAAAATCGTGAGTATTACCTTGACAGATTTACTACTGTGGTTTCACCAATGGCCCCTGAGGAATTTTCGAGCTCGGCGACGACACGGTCTTCGTTAAGAGATAAACTGATTACACGGTTCGATAATGCTATCTACACATGTTGTGACAAGACTTGCGAGGTAAGTACAAAATAGTATTATCCACATCACGTTAGTTCATACAGATTCACTTCTGCGTCTccagaatatttaaatatagtttTTGCCCAGAAAACCTGTTGTTGAGCCGTCTCAGCCTACCCTTGTGAACTCTTACTTGCCATTAAATAATGTGGCAAGATTAGTACGAACCTCATGGCATCAAGGTAATAGTGAtattttcaattccgatttTGCAGGTATTCAATGTTATGCCTATGGTGCTcgctaaaaaaaactattttttttactagtttttaaattatttttagtttttagtttatttacaaACAAGCCTCTTCcatattttgaatatgaaattatgacaatgtataaataataaaatgaaattcaatcaaaataaaaataaaaataaaattccgtaacactaaaaagtataaaataaaaaaaccgtaataaaaaaaaattttaaaaaacaaaaaaaacttttggttttttatataatattaagatatataaaaaagtatagtaaaaaaaataaatgtatataaaaaataatgtactaaaatataattaataattataaaataaaataattaaataagtaaataataaattaaataaaattaatttattaaaataaaaaggcaatttaaacaatatttcaacaaaaaatatacaaatgagggggattaaaatttaaatcaaaatgatttcaataattggggttttaatcaaaattatgatcccggcttaaactaatgtaattaaatatattactaagaggtttgggccgcttTTATATCATCACATATACTAATACAGgagcaatttattaaattatccaCAAATGAGCAACTAATACCAGTGTTTGAACAAGAATATCACAAATTCTGGTTAcaaaaacattgtacagaagctGTTGATTGCTTTTCCGTCGTCCTATTTAGTAGAACGTGGACTTAGAGCATCACGAATGCAACTAATATTAACATTGTGAATAAAGAAACCAACTGGAAAATAGTGCTCGTGGAGACATTACCAATATTACTCACAAACGAATGTTATTCACaataaacgaaaaccatgtgaaacgtataagaggttagtaaaaagagcCGAACTTGGGCTGCCAAgcttgtttgaaattttaattttcgttaaattgttttaaaatacaaagacatttttttttcaatgagatGTGTGAACCTGATTCTATGAGAAACATGGATTCTATGAGATAATCTATGTTTGGCTCTacgggttccaaaaaaccgcctaaaagaaaaatccaattttcggtttttttacaaataaaaagctggctgaccggctttcaccggtttcagaaaattaagatgtTTTTAAGTTAAACCCAAACCGCAAAGCCGGCTTTTTGgccattttttcaaaaaacctaaaaccagctttttaaggttttctctaattaatgtttttttcctcaaacaattatgaatttcaaaattctatcaaaataaatgtgtatatccaaactttcttcgGGAACAGGCTTATATTTCTTTGAATAACAAAAATAGGTACAGCACTTGAtatttagtaatggacgaagaccaggtcaaaattttaaaaattcggcAAATTgagttttccataatttgtagtttttgcgtCTTCAGGTATAAAAGTAAAGAAAATTGTATCGTAAGTAAGAATTCGTTGCTGTTGCTAAAACAGACGTATAAAATAACTTTGGAAGAaggaaatatttcatagttcatTAAGTTTTCGAAGAATCTATCTCAGCATTGTTCtttattcacgattccacgatTACAGGACCCCGGCGCATAAGCACGCAAGAttacgccaattttacaggaatcgtttcaatgaaaatcagaagtggcaaattctgataagaaacgatcgacctagacaaatcaaggtctggccaacaacgagacttagcggggaatcgaactcgtagcattaagtacgaaataattcaacattcaccactagaccacgctgctagttaatatttaacattggtagttcggtagtggtagctggttacttcaatgccaaacatccgttatggggttgcgtaaacactgaccaacaaggcacatttctttttaaataaattcaactaacagatacaatcttacttcatccggatacatacacacaccatCCCCACAAATTGCTCACAACCacccacactagatcttgtcctcgtcaagattgcccaaaaatatcgacgcCAAATGCTCTTCaagccctgtcgtctgatcaccttccgataatcttctcaatcgacggaaaacccgaggaaatcatcaagcacatttgggattacgggagagctaactgacgagagttcaagtcatacATAAATGAGCACACCATTATAAcatctaccacactcacaaacaaaacagacATCGACAGTtccataatacacctgacggaatcaataactcaatccaaacaccttcacatacctaagacacaatacattgaacacaaactagagataatcgactttgttgcaaatctaataagaagtaaaaataaactccgtaaaatttggcaaatatcaaaaaatccagcattgaaaacattaattaataacctcacatatcgaattgaaattagaatcaaacaaatcaaaaatgaagcttggtataaaaaattagaaaggTTTAGcgcagttgatggctctctatggaaattaaataaagtgattcgcaggacaaaaaaaacgattcctccattagatgatggaGGAATCACAGTGACGCGTAATTGCGAAAAAGCGGAACTCTTATTAAAatctttccaaaaacatcacacatcacacacaaaattacaatcacataccaacgcataataaagtcaactggtccattaaaatcatcacaaaagctcctaataacgtaaataaaaaaattataaatgaataatttggATCTCGCACCGGACATTCTACGACCCAAttactaacaagactaactgaacacgtgacaaaaactttaatatgaagagaagtactgGAATGGTATGTCTTGATATAGAAAATGTTTTccacacggtttggcacgatggactcattcataagctccttattaaaaaaataccaaactatCTAATTCTCATAATCAAATCATTTCAAatctatttggggtgatcggttcgagtcgcgacaaagtcgtctcgtcgaaaaatgaattaatcgatttttatcgattcgttcattatgttcggcgagagttattttcaattaaattataattataatttaaatttaaattatttatattttgacgatattcgagaaaaaaattgatttcattcaccgcgggcgccgggaatcgaacctcggaccctccgatccaaacgcattggcgctcacgagctcgcgtcgcacgccatatcctcgcccagaatacgtgttgtaaatacacatcatatgtatatgcacgtaatttgttatgtgtaataataatattcaacgttacgaggtcaatgaccgtttgtgtataatcggaaaatattatattttgttaacgttaactttaagaattgaaaattattacaaataaagaattgaaaactatctatgagagtctacgaaaataacggttccggttccggattttttttttagttttatacgggtatataataattttatacccatgcgatgatatttcatcgggctattcactagtatatatatatatatatatatactagtgaatagcccgatttGTCGTGTTTTTGTCTAATATTCGACATATTTTACACAGTGGGACAAAAGTGATAAAACTGCCATTagccattatatatatatatatatatatatatatatatatatatatatatatatatatatatatatatatatatatatatatatatatatatatatatatatatatatatatatatatatatatatatatatatatatatatatatatatatatatatatatatatatatatataatggctAATGGCAGTTTTATCACTTTTGTCCCACTGTGTAAAATATGTCGAATATTAGACAAAAACACGACAAATAATATTATCCTTAATGCTCAATTATATTCTCATCTTAAACTAAtaataatcttttggtttttacaagcttttttatctttcggcTTAAaggccatatatgtacatacctacatatataatgaatgcAAGGAACACTTCGTTTTTATATTCTCAAATATTACATAGCTGGCAAACGTGTGGAAAACGTGTATTGCTTttcaataattttgaaatggtgTACTTCAAATACCTTTGCTTTATTGTCTTATTGTTAGTATTATATCCATCAAAAATTAGGTCGATCAATTTTAATACACCTGGACTTTCAAGTAATATTCCAAAGCCGTTCGGTGATTGTAAGTATTCTtactattttaattatgttACCTTAATTAGTATTTAATAACTATCATATAATTCACTGTGAAtcaatgttaattttatatcgTCATATTCTTTAGGTAcaaaaattaagaaatttttGGGCAATGCTTATGAAGACCAATCAGCCCAAGCTATTGAAAAGCTACCTAAAACTTCcctaaaattttatgttaacACAAACACGGTAAATATActtattgattttattcataatatgaaatttaaaaacatgATAGCTTTAAATACCTTTGAGCATTTATTATTGTATCACCAATTTTGTCACAGCACCtcattatttgtaaaaaaaattggatgtgaccaacccataactttatctatgtatttgatacatatagaaggtcacaaaaaaattcgatattgaaccgtgcacacataccggcagcattatgaaatactaatagcaaTGACACccttttcgatacaaattgaacgcaaatgtatgaaaacttgcacaagacaaaagttctacttccggttgtcagattttgttcaattttttttttattacttaaactCTATcagtacacaataaatataaaaaagattgaaataatttcaaaaaggtcaaaataaaataatgaaatattgtaaaaaaaatacaacttcctgtttacgaattctgactaaaaccttatcagctctaagttagtacataaagacaACAAATATagattttcagcttgatacgttcaggggtgtggatagaatagtgggcacaacatttttgacctttctaagagaaaaaaatcccacttccggtttgttaaatttagtgattttttatttattttcatcaaatttataCAAGACTTagacttgaatttttttgtgaagagcacacatgtttaaggggtcgaaaactatggtggaagaaaaatcgaaaaaaaatggtattatCATGTTTTAGtatgatatttattataaatttcacatttaaaaatcCACAATGGATATGTGAGAAAAcgcaattacaataaataaagtaaaacttGTTAAAATGTCCTATATAATAAGTGCATCCTAGTTTTTAATGATGGTCATCCAAATTCTGTAAccgtaattttaattaattttagtacGTGTATCCATTGAATACTGCCGCATCGGATTATACTTCATCCTCTGAttacaaatcaattttaaaaacagTTATAATATTCCACGGCTATATTGGAGATTCTACAGGATCATATATGATGGGTTTGGTAAATGCAATTAAGGCTGCTGGGAATGCGAACGTATTGCAGTATGAACATAGTATTTATACGAGAGATGATTATTTGATGGCTACGACGAATGCTCAATATGCTGGAGAAGCTTTAGGAAAAGTGTTAGCCAAAATGTATACAAGTGAGTGCAATTCTCAGAAAAAAGAAAGTTTCTTATTATCAaatccattaaaaatataaatatatttcagttGGTGTCCGAAATTTCCACTTGATTGGTCTTAGTATAGGCGCACAAGTAGCCGCTTTCACAGGAaaagaattttttaaactaaccGGAATTAAAATTGATCAAATCACGGGGCTCGATCCATCAGGACCGTGTTATCAGAATGAAACCCCGGATCAAACTTTGACAAAAGCCGATGCTAATTTTGTTGATGTCATACATACAGACATGGGCGGGTTTGCAGTTTTGGGTTCGTGGGGTAAGTGCTTGTAAAGTATCACTAAACATATGTAttcttttatgaaaaatttctaACTGTGACTCATTTTCTAGGTCACGTGGACTTTTTCCCCAACGGTGGAAAGATTAGCATGCCgggttgtttttttattaacctTTGCAAtcatgtgcaatctatcatctACTATACCGAGAGTGCGAATATTAGTAAATATGGATTTAAATCAGTAATGTGCACTGATTACGTATCATTTATAACTAGAAGATGTACTTCAAACACCCAAGTATCAATGGGTTATTGGTTGGCAAATAGTGTGCCACACGGCGACTACTATTTGAAAACTAATTTTTTCACTAATTATGCATTAGGGGATGCAGgaattgtgtaattttttatcatggaaaaattagtaataaaaagtagtttttattatgaatttttatcataatataacatttaaatacaATGACTAATGGACTGAACCagaaatgaaaaatgtttgtttacgaAACTAACTGTACATTACATATTTGAACAAAAATGGATCGTGTTACACACAGTAGGCATAAAAAACCAATTAAGATAGGATGCGAATAGTGTTACttaaatttagtaatattatcaatttaacCGCTTACGTGTAGCGAGCTGCTACAATTTACATTACAATTAACGATTTGAGTCCTAACCATTTGGAAgcagttttaataaattattaattcataGTGGAAATGAACAAGAAATTaagtttgattgattttttaaaaaaaataaaatacagtgaGATTTACGTTAAATTGCATTTaattgaagtaaaaaaaaaaaaattccatttaaTTTTCAGTATGTCATTTTCTGGTTAATTCAAAGTAACAAAACTGTTTAAGCCATATCAAATGAATCCATTTGCTTTTTCTACGAATCACATGTATACAGTTTTGCTACAAGTTTTTCTGAAATTGTAcccatttttaataatatttgttatataattttaaataaagtgatcataatgaaaaatggaagttttaatataattatattatatataattgccaaaaaagagtaacgcgaggacgtgtagcgacttcagaataattagcctaatgagtcacacattgaagatcctactaaggataatacagggcagaatttacttacggtgtgaagaggcagagattagcagagagcagtttgggttcagacaaggcatgggtacccgagaggcccttttctgtattaaaacactactccaaagatgcagagaagtccgtaaacctgtgtacatctgctttatagaatttgaaaaggcctttgaccctgtccaacacgctcacctgatggaaacattaaaaaatattggcctggatgacagagatgtcagattgcagtagtacgtgtcgatgatcaattcactgatgagattcctatagaacggggcgtcaggcaaggatgcatcctatcacctactctttttaacacctacaccgaatccgcATTTTCATGGATACATGtac
Coding sequences:
- the LOC143911810 gene encoding pancreatic triacylglycerol lipase-like; amino-acid sequence: MVYFKYLCFIVLLLVLYPSKIRSINFNTPGLSSNIPKPFGDCTKIKKFLGNAYEDQSAQAIEKLPKTSLKFYVNTNTYVYPLNTAASDYTSSSDYKSILKTVIIFHGYIGDSTGSYMMGLVNAIKAAGNANVLQYEHSIYTRDDYLMATTNAQYAGEALGKVLAKMYTIGVRNFHLIGLSIGAQVAAFTGKEFFKLTGIKIDQITGLDPSGPCYQNETPDQTLTKADANFVDVIHTDMGGFAVLGSWGHVDFFPNGGKISMPGCFFINLCNHVQSIIYYTESANISKYGFKSVMCTDYVSFITRRCTSNTQVSMGYWLANSVPHGDYYLKTNFFTNYALGDAGIV